The Halomicronema hongdechloris C2206 genome includes a window with the following:
- the menB gene encoding 1,4-dihydroxy-2-naphthoyl-CoA synthase has translation MQINWQEAKSYQDILYHKADGVAKITINRPHKRNAFRPRTVVEMYDAFCDAREDFQIGVVLLIGAGPHDDGKYAFCAGGDQSVRGQAGYLDETGVPRLNVLDLQRLIRSMPKVVIALVAGYAIGGGHVLHVICDLTIAAENAIFGQTGPKVGSFDGGFGASYLARIVGQKKAREIWFLCRQYSAQEALAMGLVNCVVPVEQLEAEGLKWAGEILQKSPIAIRCLKAAFNADCDGQAGLQELAGNATLLYYMTEEGAEGKQAFLEKRSPDFRQYPWLP, from the coding sequence ATGCAGATTAACTGGCAAGAGGCCAAATCCTACCAGGATATTCTTTATCACAAAGCGGATGGTGTTGCTAAAATCACCATCAACCGCCCCCACAAGCGCAACGCCTTCCGTCCTAGGACGGTGGTAGAGATGTACGATGCCTTTTGTGATGCCCGCGAGGATTTCCAAATTGGTGTGGTGCTGCTGATCGGTGCTGGCCCCCACGATGATGGCAAATATGCCTTTTGTGCCGGTGGAGACCAAAGTGTGCGGGGACAGGCTGGATATCTCGATGAAACGGGAGTGCCACGACTCAATGTATTAGACTTACAGCGGCTGATTCGCTCCATGCCTAAGGTGGTAATTGCGCTGGTGGCAGGCTATGCCATCGGCGGTGGCCATGTACTCCACGTCATTTGCGATCTCACGATTGCTGCCGAGAACGCTATTTTTGGACAAACGGGGCCTAAGGTTGGCAGCTTTGACGGCGGCTTTGGAGCGAGTTATCTAGCTCGTATCGTGGGCCAGAAAAAGGCCCGAGAAATCTGGTTTCTGTGCCGCCAATACTCAGCTCAAGAGGCATTGGCGATGGGATTGGTTAACTGTGTCGTACCCGTTGAGCAGTTGGAGGCAGAGGGCCTCAAGTGGGCGGGGGAGATTCTGCAGAAGAGCCCTATTGCCATCCGTTGTCTGAAGGCAGCTTTTAATGCTGACTGTGATGGCCAGGCTGGACTACAGGAGTTGGCTGGAAATGCCACGTTGCTGTACTACATGACCGAGGAAGGGGCTGAAGGCAAGCAAGCGTTTCTAGAGAAGCGTTCCCCTGATTTCCGACAATATCCTTGGTTGCCCTAG